In uncultured Desulfuromonas sp., the genomic stretch GGGATGACGGTATAGGGCAGCAAACGGATCAATGTAAAGACGCCGAACGCCTCGCCGCTGCGCCCTTCGGGGATAAACTGGATCAGCATCACGATGAGAGGCGCCTGGACAAACACCAGGCCGCAGCCCTGCACCAGGCGCAACAGTGAAAATTGCCACACCGTGCCGGCCTGTGCCATCAGCACCAGTGCCGTCGCATAGCATAACACGCCGAGCACCAGCCAGCGACGGGCGTTTCCGTGGCTGACATAGGGGGCCAGCAGCAGTTGGAACACCAGCGAGGCCAGAGCATCAAAGCTCAGGATTATGCCGATGGCCTGGGTGCTTATGCCGAGGTAGCCCAGATACTCCGTAAAGGAAACAAAGCAGGCCATGGCGCTGATAAACGCGCCGAACAGTAGCGTGATGCTGATGAAACCGCGATTATAAAGACGCATGATACTCCAAGGAGATGGATTCTGCGATGCCCCATCTTGTTAGGAATGCACAATAGTTGCGCCGGACCATGATTAATCTTGGTGCGTGAGTGGTGCGGCGGAGGTGCTTTTGTTTATGTTTCATCTGCTTTGAGCCTGGGCAAAAGGATGATAACGTGACATCGACGCTGTATGTGAGAGAACAGAAACGGCTGTTTATCCTGGGCTTGTGTCAGCACGGCACGCCATAGTCCTTCTATGGCAACGACGTGTAACGCTCCTGACGCGAAAAAGACCCAAAATAGTACCATGAAAGCTGATTGTGAACGCCGCCTAAGATGAGCCATTCATTAATACTGAAATTTTATGGAACTTCATTATGACAAAATTATCAATAGGTTCGCGAGCTATTTTTCTCGCCAAACTGTCTCTTCCCGTATCACGCTCCATGGTGTCGGTCGCGGTAGGTTGTGCGGGTCAAGTGACCCAGGCCTTGCAACTGGATAAGACGTTTCGCAGTCAATTGGAGCTGGCTGTCGAAGAAGCTTTCAGCAATATCGTTGAACATTATTCCGTCACTCCCGGCGCCGATGATCGTATCCACGTGGCTTTTGCCCTAAATGCAGATACGCTTGTTGTTTCCCTGACGGAAAAAGGCATGCCGTTTTCTCCGGAGGCCGGACCGCGCTATTCCTCTGAGCGACTTGAAACCATGGAACGTTCGGGACTGGGAACTTTGCTGATGAGCCAGTGCGTGGATCATGTTGAGTTTCTGTTGCATGGGCGGCAGGGCAAAGAGACGCGACTGAGCAAGACGCTCCCGGATGTCACGATTCCGGAGGATTTACTGCCGCTAAAGCAATCGCACAAACCGCAGCGTTTAACTGTAGACGATTTTGAGATTCATTGTCCAAAGGAACATGAATTAGCTGAAATCAGTCGTTTGGCCTGGAAGTGTTACGGCTATAGCCAGGAAGAGTTGCTCTATGATCTCGACCTGTTGAAAAAGAAGTTTCGCTGCGGCGAGTATCGTCCGGTTGTTGTTATTGATGCAACAACACGGGCCATGGTGATGCATAGCTGCCTGAAATATCACGATCCGAACAGTCACGTTCCCGAGTATGGATTGGCTTTTGCTGATCCTGCGTACCGGGTTCCACGTCAAGCCGTTCGCGCGATGGCTTCAAAAGCGTTCGAACTCGCGCGGGACAATGGGGCTGACGGTGTTTTTGATTGTTCCGTAACGACCCATACCGCATCGCAAAAAGGGATGCAGGTCTACTGTGGTTCCCAGCCTTGCAGCTTGTTTTTCGCGATTGCCGCAGCGGGAATGCAGGCCAGAGAGTTGTCCACCACGGTTCAGGAAAAGGGCTCGGGGATCAATCATTATTTCGCCTTTAACCGCACTGTGAAACAGGTGTTTTGCCCGCCACGTCACCTTGACATCATGCGCCGTATCTATCAATGGCTTGAGCTGCCACGTGAATATTCGCAGCCACAAACCTTTGCGCTGACAGGCGACGCCGAAACGGATGTGTTTGCGCTCCCCGACGAACTCAATGTCGTCTTTATCACGGTGCGCAAGATCGGCGAACAATCCGTGGAACAGATTGGCCAGGCGCTTCGAGATGCGCGCTTGAAACGCCGTCACGCCGTGTTTGTTTTTATCCCCCTCGGCATGCCTGCGGCACCGGTGCTTGTTGATCACTGTGAAAAGATGGGATTTTCTTTCGCCGGGTTGATGCCGCATATCCATGACGGTGATGACCGGATTCTGATGCAGTATGTGGATTGTCCCGTGAATC encodes the following:
- a CDS encoding ATP-binding protein translates to MTKLSIGSRAIFLAKLSLPVSRSMVSVAVGCAGQVTQALQLDKTFRSQLELAVEEAFSNIVEHYSVTPGADDRIHVAFALNADTLVVSLTEKGMPFSPEAGPRYSSERLETMERSGLGTLLMSQCVDHVEFLLHGRQGKETRLSKTLPDVTIPEDLLPLKQSHKPQRLTVDDFEIHCPKEHELAEISRLAWKCYGYSQEELLYDLDLLKKKFRCGEYRPVVVIDATTRAMVMHSCLKYHDPNSHVPEYGLAFADPAYRVPRQAVRAMASKAFELARDNGADGVFDCSVTTHTASQKGMQVYCGSQPCSLFFAIAAAGMQARELSTTVQEKGSGINHYFAFNRTVKQVFCPPRHLDIMRRIYQWLELPREYSQPQTFALTGDAETDVFALPDELNVVFITVRKIGEQSVEQIGQALRDARLKRRHAVFVFIPLGMPAAPVLVDHCEKMGFSFAGLMPHIHDGDDRILMQYVDCPVNLDAIRVYGDHSRQLFDYVVRELKEVSGP